The segment tttataataataactttatctatagagcacttttcaacatAAAGTACAAACTAatgcaaaacaagaaaacaaatggttgcaatACAGAAGGAAGTAGTTGAATAATTATGATTAAAATACTATTAGAGATAAAATACCAAAATAGATATGCATGCATTTCGttcatgtatatatgtattcgtattatgtatgtattttgCTCGTTCTTACCCACATATACATAAGGTAGTTTTTAGGATTGTAAATGTTAATACTCTGattacattttctctcttttgggCAAGTATTATTGCTTGCATTATCCACACGACAGGGGGCGCTGGCGAGTAATGAATTATGTCActcaaaaaagaagaagaaccaaTTGACCAATCAGACGCGCCGTTTACGAATCAACAAGGAAGTATTTTCAAGGCGCCAATTTTGTTTGACTGTTGAGGTCGAAagagttttgtgtgttttgctttttgtgttCGACGGTGCGGCCATGGCTGAAAACACGTTCCCCGTCTACACGCCGGATGCGATAGTGAACTTTTACCGAACAGAGGTTCTCACCGGTCAAGAAGCGAAACACTTCACGAAGACCGACCTGACTCCTGCTCCGAAGGTAACGTCCGTCCGCTGGTTTGTGTCCCTGCTGTCACACCAGGAGCCTTCAGTGGTAAACAGCTGAACGGTTCACACCACTCACTATCTACACAGCGTGCTGTAAGTTTAAGTGCCTGAGCAAAGACTCGCTTTATCAACACAAAGTAAGAGGTTCATTTAAACCCAGACATGTTACATTGTGAATAGAGGCTGACCCCATTCAAAATATTGATCAGTTTCCATTGTTTGGGTTATCGATAAAGACCAAGACGTGGACGATCATATTTTTATGAGAGAATAGCACGAATAGTATGAAAGGACAGAGGTCTTTCAAAGGTttagtttatttaattattcaataGATGCAATAGATCTAATTTTGGagtgaaaatgaataatttatcattCAGCAAGTTAAGTGTGCTTCATCACattgtgaatatatatatatatatatatatataactcaaatttaaaaataagaaatctaatttaaagataaaaaatcaaataatgCTGTCAGACTGTGAACATGGATAATATGAGCCACTGTATTACAGTAAATCACGAAGATGGTGACTCTATGTTAGTTCACCATACATGTACCCAACTCAAAATTAGTCACTGAACATTGCAATAACACTGGAATGCAGGACAAATCAACAGGTTACCATATTCTTACAGTAGAGAAAAGGGAGTAATTGTATTGTGTTTGTAGGTGTCTGCATTGTgtgattttatgttttgaaGTCTTGTACATTCTATAACACCTGTCGCAGATAGAAATGAGTCCAGGAAGGAATATTATATGAAAAGGCCTATAACTTTGGAGGATACCCACCCCAAAAAATTACTGTCCAAAGTCCAAAACCTCAAACTATCCAGTTTACAATCAAGTTTAACAATAAAAAGGCATCAAAACTTTACACATGAGAAAATTAAATCTGTATGTTCTGAATCTTTGCTAAAGAAATGACTGAAGAAATCTGTTATTGAAATAGCTGCAGACTAATTCTCTACTTTTAGACTGTTGGTtgaataaacagagaaacatGTGATTCATCTGCTCAGGCTGTGCAACATTTTATCAACAAAACATGTAATTGAGAGAGAGACCAATCTGCAGATGAACTGATCAAAGAAAATATTAGATAGCTGCACCCCAAATTCAGACAGGTGATTTTCCACAGAATAATGACTCAGGATTTTGTCCCTCATACCTTACACTGGGATCTCATTACAAATGGATCATTACTCAACCAGTATAAACAGGAGGGACTGGAAGTATTACAAAAAGCAAtgtctttcaaattaaatgtgagGAAAAGAACCGAAAACGTGCTTTCATCACGTTTACACCTTTGAGACTGGTTGTCAAACGGACTCTGAATATTTATGTGGCTGCACATCATCAGGTTGTTGTGTTGGAGATGCTGTTTGGTTTGAAGTCATCATCCATACCATATAATCTACAGACTATTAACAAAACATGTGTTATTCTCTCTTACAGCCAGAGGCCGTTCAAACACTGTACATGAGAGTGCTGCATCTCCTGTATCGTTTCAGACCCGAGTGTCACTCCATGGTAAGAGCCGCTCCTTATTGATCATGTACCACTTTGCGAAAGAGCTCTTCACTTCAACTTTATACCAGGCAGTCTCATCTATTCCCATATTATAAATTTCACTTTCACCACCTGACATTTGTATAAGATATGATGTAGTGAATGTCACAGTGTCATCACCTCATACATCTGCATTTTGctttgcatttgatttgttttttgttttccaacagGTTCCACTTCTGGAGAACATTCAGTATCCAGTTTATCATGAGGGAGCAACTGCTATCATGAGCGTCTACATGCGCATGTGAGTTTTCTTACCATATCTCCTGCATATACAGGTCCACAGTGTGCACCAGTCTGTAGTGGGTTTATGTGAATCTTCACAAGCCtcataattcaattcaattgttATTCACCTGTCAATGATTTGATGCTCGATGAATCTCAATTTATCACGTCCTCAATTTACTACATTACTTACTTTTCTATATGGCTGCTTATTCATCAATTAATACAAACACTTTTctaatcagaaaatgctttcAAGTATTATACagtgttactgttattacaagtgtgtTATTTCAAATGTGTTGTAATTTCATTTGTAAATCTTTTTAGGCGGCAGTTTCTGCCCATGTGCCTGGTGTATGATTTTTCACTGAATGACCTTCTAGCCCCAAGTAAGAACATGTTTCTTATTTCATCTATGACAAAAAATCCCCACATATGACACTGGCTACTGCACATGTACTTGTAACCAGTCCTCTGACAATGGGCTTTCTGTTCCTTTCCAGAGAAACAGAAGACTCTGACAGTTCTTAGTGCAATCATGAACTTCCTTCacttcaggaagcagaggatggACTTGGTCTTGGAGAAGCAGGCCAAATTTGTATGTTACACTGGTCCGAAAGGGGATGAAGGCTAGCTTGTAGCCTATTGCTAAACCCCACCAGTGATATAGTATCTCAAGAGTAAACTGTTTAAAGGTCCCCGCACATATACACTGTTGAAGCAAAACACAGTCCTGTAAACCCTATTCCACTGATCAGCAGTTTGGGGTAACTTACCAAGATAAAATCAAAACACGTACATTAACTGGAAATATCCTGGTAAATAGTTCTGATGTGATTAATGATTCATACAGAATTAGGACTATATTGTAGATAAATCTCTACTGAAATCATGTTTTAAtcttaatcttttttaaataatgggCACTTCAGTCACCATATTTCTTGATAAGGACATTTTTTTGACACCAATCTTCTTTATCTTGCTACTGACAAGTTAGTACCCATTACCCTGCTGTGTGTTTAGAGTTTCACATGTTGTAACAGTTCATGTCTCTGTTGTCAGAGGGCAGACATGGACAGACTGCAGACTTACATCAGAAGCAATcgagaagcagagaaaaagatCGAGTTGCTGACGTAAGTCCTAGTCGTTAAGTTTCTATATGACTATAAAACTATCTTTGTTAAGGTGACGCCAAAAAGGTCTCATTTAGCTTCAGAGAGGGAGGACATAGTTGAAGATTTGTTATCTTCTGATcatgttctttatttttatttatttattgataacCCCAAAAAACTACTCTTATTTTACAGATGGTGTCAAACTGTTTAAGCAATCCATTGATCAATAAAATAGTCATCTGCAACCCATTTtgataattaattaatcttGTAAGTAATTTAATAAGAAAATGCtccagttcagttcagtttcatATTAACTTTGACAGTTGCTGGACAAAAGAAGCAAATTTGAAGACACCACCCTGAACTGGCAGTGGACACGTTTTACTCATAGATTAAACATGCAGTGTGTAGAAAAAATATTAGAGATTTAgtaacaatgaaaataattagGCATGTTGCCGAAAGTGAGTTTCATTATagatttattattcattattttcttattgAATCATTTCTactaaaatgtgtaaaatgtctgtCACAATGTCCTGAATTAGAGGCAACTTAACGACTCATTCATCACAgagcacaaacagaaacagctaATTCTCTCCGTTGAGAAGCTGCAACGTGGACATGTTTGACATTTAGCATGAAAAACAGATTGTTAGTCAAAGCATTAAAATCAaagtaattgtttttatttattttgcaaaaaacaattttacagATTTTGACTTGAATGATTATTTATTGATAAATATGTTAACATTATCCCAAGAATTAAGAATATGAGTACGTCTTCTACACTGACATGAAGGATGAAAGTCGTATTTCACTTTGCAGTGAGATGTTTACATATTTACTTTTCCTTGTTCAGCACCATCCCACCGGAGCAGCAGGCCGAGGCAGACGAGCTGGCGGCCGCTGTGTCTGAACTTCAGGCCACCACCATGCATGAATGCCAGGAAGTGGTAGGTGTTGATGAAACACAGtcagaaaaatacataattgAAGTTACATAAATAAAGCTGTTCtagtatgtgtatgtatatatatatagtatagcCCCTTGCTGTGTGAGCTGTGAAGTCAAAGTAAAATCAACTCATTTTCTTTCAGAATGTTAAAAATGACTGCATCGCTGAGTGGAAAACCAAAATCGCAGAGAAGTCTCAGAAACTGGTATGTGACTGTgacttaaatatgaaacaattcACAATATGAATTTGGTGTGGTGTCCCAAAACCTCCTCAGAGAGATAGCAAAAATATACCAACATACAGTAAGAGCAGAGGCCTTCTATTaaagaggtgtgtgtctgtgtgtgtgagacaggcCCATATGAAAGTGGACGTCAGCAACCTGAAAGAAGACATCGGCAAACTCAAGTCTCAGATCGTGGAGTCTCCTGAGGAGCTGAAGACTCAGAtggagaggatgagggagaACGTCAAGAACATCAAGAACTCCATTGTAAGTGAGAGAGAAACCTGGGAGATCAGTGTTGAAATGAGGTCAGACTGACATGTGTAACCAggagtgatgagtgtgtgatGTTATGATTTCAGACAGAAACGGATGAGCGAGTGGTGGAGCTGCAGAACATGGTGCAGACTGTGACTCACACTGAGGCTGAGATCCAGCAGATGTACAACCTGCTGCAGGACCTGGAGAGCAGCATGAACAACGCCAAGCAGAGACAGGAGATGGTATGTGTACAAgagttctgtatttatatccaatttgcaaaaaaacacttgatgagAAACTATTTTATCATCAGCAAATACATCATGGAGGAGAAAATGTCACTTATAACCTGTTGAagcatcaaaaataaatatagaagtCTGTTcaaacacaatgtaaacattttcagtAGACTCTTTTTTGAAATAGtgggaacagcagcagagaataaATGAACCGGATCCATAATCAACTTTGTGCACTTAAAGTTATTGTGCATGAGTGAAAGCTGCATGTAAATTAATCTTTGGTTCTAGATAAAGTTCAGAGCAACATGGTGCTCAGGAACAATTTTAGGAACTCAGGAACTTTTAcctttgttaaaaacaaaacaacagggTCTGAATTTAATTCTTCAGCTGAGATTCTTGGTGTTAAAAAGCCCGAGCCCCTGGGCAGAACATTAGATATATGTTGTAAAAGTAAGGTTTGTGTATTAGCAGTATATCACCAAtattaaagagatagttcactgaaaaatgaatattCCCTTATCGAGTCACAGCAGCAATGGGGCGGGTCTTCACTGGGGGAACAgtcctttttaatttattcagtgtttgagtcctcaaaacacttttggagtttcaggggtgaacagtgttgcagccaaatacaatacaattaaagtaattgGTTACCACTTCTtcaaaaaaacgaaaaaaaaccaacacaacaAGCCTCCATACTGcacctgtggtgtcatccaagtgtccgcaagccccgacattcatattggactagaaacaaggtcatttacaccagcCGGGCTcacgttcacacacagacacaccacacacGCTCCACACAAGCTGTCGCCCAAGGGTACGCAAGGGATGCGCGGTAgcgaggacatttaggctaaaaacatgaaataaatgacGCTGTTTAGAGTTCCGCTTTGGTAAgtcatctgatgtcagatggtagtggtgatgatgattatgattatgaagCTACTTACAGCTGGTTTTAGCCAACAGCTTGCTCAAACAGATCTTTACTTTTGGCCGTACCATACATGCCTTTTAAAGACAGTAATTTCTCCCTGTATCAAACTTTAGAGAAAATAAACTGTCTTGCTGGTTCCTTcagtgattttttaaatatttcttgtATCAGTAATCTGCTCTATGGCAGATCTTCAAGACCAACAATGTGACCTTTATTGGTTCTAtcagctccacagcagcaatAAGGCTCTTTCACCaattctccttctgaatgaagtttcagcttcttagctATCAGCTCACTCACCACACCACACTCCACTGAAGAGTTAACTTTATCTAAAGCATTTGTCCTTGTAATTTATCCAGTGTGAATGCATGTTTCTAGTTGACATGATTCTGTTTTGCATCTTTGTGCTTGTGCAGTACCAGGAGCTGACTGCTCAGTatgagaagaagcagaaggagataaagaacctgtgtgtggaggaggcccaggtgaagagagctcaGGCCATGAAGCTGGACAAAGAGTCCAAGCAGAACATCCGGAGACAGAtgaagaaagagatgaaggagaaTCACGTTCAAGAAATTCTGGGGTAACACAATTTCGACACAatagtcaataaaaaaaaatttagaACCCTGCTCTGttaaataaagtattaaaaaaccTAAACCTACCTGTTCACCAGGCAATGTAACCAAATCCATCAGAAGCGCGAGGATATGGCCGACAAAATCCAAGAGATCACCAGAGAGACGCTACAGCTGAAGACCAAGATCCAGAGTCTGAGAGACGTGTGCAGCAAAGAGACGGAGAAAGCTCAGGTACACTCAGTTTGCTTCACTGTGCATCATTCTTCTGTCATGGCCTCATGTTAACAtgttccctttctctctgtccaggCTCTGTATGACGCCTTGTCAGCGTCAATGGATGATTTACACAAAAGAATCGAGATGCAGGTCGTGGACCTGAAACAAGATTTCATCAAGATTTCTACAAACTTTTAGatgattcatttttcattttcattatttgtattactGTGTTACTTCTTCTTCGTCATGTTTTTACTGTGCCCACATTTTGTTGCCTTTTTGACTATtactatttaaaatgttaaaatagaGTTTTTTACTGAACATAATCCCggtcatcttttcttttcattagcTAATGAATTCCACGTATAACCTAAAACGTCTTATATTGAAGATTTGCAAGACACTTGACCTGTGTTGACGTTGTTGCACTAGTGTGGTCTTGGGTTTGTTCATCTGAAGTATTGTACATATTATCACTCATAACCAAACTTTCTTTCAAGGTGAAACgatgtaacatttaaaatgtttcacataaaaaacaaaagaataaaaaccctaaaaccaaacttgctggttctttaaatgtgtttgcacAATCCTACTGTTTCTAAAGTGGTTGATGGAAGAAAATATTGATACAATTGAGTGTCAagatttaatttgtattcatttataaaaaatgtatttacatgcTCTAAAATTTGATAAATAGTAAGATGATACTTTATTCATCTCATGGGGAAATTCCAGTATCAAGGAGCTCATACATAATTTAATTTGGAATATATGAGTTTTTACATCAGTTTTAATTactgttaaaatgtaaatgttaaaatgtctcATTTACTGAAATatctttacattacattacatacacacactttatatACCCCCTGAAAAAATGTAACCATAGCTATAAATCCATGACAGTTGGCTGGAGCACAAATGATCTGTTGAGTAGTAATGAAAGTGAATCTGAATAAATGTAATGAATCCACAGCACAAACAGaagacaacattttattttatcttgacCTAGAGACAGTACATGTtcaatttatataaaatgttcaaCCATAATTGTAATACAAATATCTTCAGCActaacgtttaaaaaaaaagcttgtagCCCTTTTCAAATCCTTCCAGAAATCCTCAGTATTCATCTGTGGAGTTTActgcagatggaggaggtggttGAGGAAAGTCAGTTAACTGACGTCCTCATGTTTGGGCTCCTTTTTGGGTCCTTCCCCTGAGTTGGGACGTAACTGGTGGGACCTCTTGTACGAGGTCAGCTGAGCTTTGTAATCTTTAACCTGAGTCCTCACCAAACACAACTCCTTGCGCAGTTCGTTGATTTCAGTAATGAGAGAAACATTCTCCTGCAGGGACGACaattactgttaaaaaaaacattcatccaCCATGATTAGATCCTTTACTTCTACCATCAGTGTCATTACTCACCTTCATGATCCTGAAGTAGATTTCCTCATGTTCCTCAGCAGATTTAGCAGACCTCATCTTGAGACTATTAACGGTCTTCTCCTGGTGATCGCGCTGGCGACCGAACGCCCTCTGAACATCTTGGTCTACACCGCTTTTCTCCACCTGGGAAACAATGCACATGGTTTGCTTATTCCCTGCCTTTCTTACAGTGTATGTGAGACTGTAGAGccgacaagaagaagaagaattgtTCCCACTAGAATGAAATCCTGCACCCAGCCCTGGAAGAGAACTGCTGCATGAAGTGCTCACCCCTTCAGTCTGCGGTACGTAGCGAGTGTAGATCATCTGCACGCTCTCCTTCAGTTTCCTCGGGTCTTGGATGAAGCCAACACAGTTATGGAGGTCTGACTTGAGCCGCTGCAGGTGTATCTCCAGATCTTTCAGCTGGACACAGATCAGATGTTAAACTGTTTAATTCTAGAAAATAAGataatgttaaaaatacatatacatttttttttttaagtctatCTTGCCATACAGGCATTACAACAAAATCCACAGCTGGTATAAGGCCTCAGAGGTGTGAGTAAGGAGTGTGGTAGAGTTCCTCTACAGTTACAGTCTGTTAATTACAATATCCTCTACATGTGTTACAGTGACAGTGGAAGCCCAAAAAGggaatttcattatttaaaaaatgtctgaacAGGAAGAATTTCCATGAGTGTGTaatatggtgcagcttgattgaaatcAAGGCGACTGTTgacggaggtatgcactctactgccATTGTAGTTTTTAAGAAAGAATAGAAAAATCTCCATCTATACTTCATACAGTAAAGAGTAACACAGCAGCTCAATGTGTTTTGGGTTTTATAAATGGATCATTACAAATAATTCCCTTCCTTCAAACACCTTAAGACGCATCATTTGGAGTCATAAGATCCAATGACAGTGGCACAGAGCAGCACTGTCTCTTATATTCAGTGTTATAGAGTAAACCTTTAAATTCAACAACATCTTTTCAACATGAACATCCGCCTCACGTCTGCTTTTCGGGAAAGGAGACAATCACTGCCCCATCAATAACTTCCTGGTCGATTAAAAACAAATAGTAAAACTGAAACGTTGCTGCAGTGTTAGGTCTGtgagtgtgcagtgtgtgtcctGACTTTCTGCATCTCCTTCTGCATCTCCTTGTCTCTGGTCCTCAGTTTGAGCTTCAGGTCCGAGACGGTGAGTTTCAGCTGAGTGTTGCTCTGGTCAGTTtgcaccagctcctcctgcagctgtgagagagcagaaacaacacatcactgtcaACCCTGCAGAGACATCTCATACCTGCTTCTACAGCTGGAAACTATCACAGTTAcagctgctttcttttttttttcattcaacttGGTATTTCTCTAGAGGGCTGGGCCttctttcagacacacacagacccactcACCTGACGgatcctctccttcttctcactGATCTCGTCTTGTTGAGGCTCGGTCTGCTTCTTCAACTCGCTCAACTGGAAATCGAGAACGAACCTCAACTTCTCCAGTTcctggttcttcttcttcaagCCGGAGATCGTCTTATCCTGCGTGAACATGAACGTGTGGAGGGTTTTCAGCACAAGCAGCTATTTTTTATCTGTTTGATCACAAATGTCAGTGGCTGAAAACATGTCGTCCTCAGGAGAGTTTAAACAAGACCTGATATTTTATACTATGAATGTTGAAGTACACACTCTCAGTTCTGATTATACtggtttccttttttcttttctctatttttagTAGAAGAATCCATACAACTTTGAGGGGAACATTTTCTGCATTAAGCACTACAGAGCCATTGAAATTGGCTGTAACATGTCTAATGACTGGGCTTTGTCAAGTCTGAGAGAATAACCCCGATAATTAGCTTGGCCTAGAGACTATACATTTATGAAGCCAAGTTGAATTGTGGGAAGTGTAGTATCCAGGGGTTCTGAAGAACGACATGGGTCATTCTTTGGATTTTCTGCTCCTGCTTCTTTGAATTTgatcaggttttttttctgtgtcttgcCAATCATAATTAAGGGTG is part of the Hippoglossus hippoglossus isolate fHipHip1 chromosome 5, fHipHip1.pri, whole genome shotgun sequence genome and harbors:
- the nuf2 gene encoding kinetochore protein Nuf2 gives rise to the protein MAENTFPVYTPDAIVNFYRTEVLTGQEAKHFTKTDLTPAPKPEAVQTLYMRVLHLLYRFRPECHSMVPLLENIQYPVYHEGATAIMSVYMRMRQFLPMCLVYDFSLNDLLAPKKQKTLTVLSAIMNFLHFRKQRMDLVLEKQAKFRADMDRLQTYIRSNREAEKKIELLTTIPPEQQAEADELAAAVSELQATTMHECQEVNVKNDCIAEWKTKIAEKSQKLAHMKVDVSNLKEDIGKLKSQIVESPEELKTQMERMRENVKNIKNSITETDERVVELQNMVQTVTHTEAEIQQMYNLLQDLESSMNNAKQRQEMYQELTAQYEKKQKEIKNLCVEEAQVKRAQAMKLDKESKQNIRRQMKKEMKENHVQEILGQCNQIHQKREDMADKIQEITRETLQLKTKIQSLRDVCSKETEKAQALYDALSASMDDLHKRIEMQVVDLKQDFIKISTNF